In the genome of Verrucomicrobiales bacterium, the window AGTTTTCGGTTTCGGCCAAGTCGGATACCGCTCCAAAAAACACGCGGCTCATTCGTGCCAGCTGTCTCCCGAGCTGAGTGGGTTTAAGACTCTTTCCAACACGCTCAAACAGCTTACTACCAAGCGCTTCCTCCAGCTCTTTGATCTGCCTGCTAAATTGGCTTTGCCTGCTGGGATTAGGCCCAGCTGCGGCAGCAATGGACCCGGAATCAACGACGCTGCAGAGCGTTGCGATACGATCCAACGAGAATCCATTCTTTGCAATAATGTCTGGGAGCATACATGACTATGGAGTCATACTATCTACAGAAACCCGCCTTCACAATGGGAATATAATCTGCCATGGTCGGATCGTGCTGAGATTGGAAGACATCACAGTGGGAGCCGTGATAGGCGGGATCCTCGCGAATCAGCCAGTCACTATTCGACAGGTTCAACGCTACGGCGACGATGTGCTATCGGTGACCTTTGTTGACGCCGAAGGCCGCCCAGGCGAGGAGTTGCTATACCGAGATCGAGAAGCGTCTCTCTTTTTGGCTAAGCAAAGTCGGCCTTTTTCCTTCACCGCGGATGGCGCGGACTTTCGATTGGTCTCCGAAGCCCAACGGTTGCGCTACGCATTCCTTTTCGATCCCCACATAGCGGTAAATACTTCCACCGTAGATCCTTTACCGCATCAGATCACAGCGGTGTATGAAACCATGCTGGGACGGCAGCCACTCCGGTTTCTGCTCGCGGACGATCCTGGCGCAGGAAAAACCATCATGACGGGTCTTCTAATCAAGGAACTGATAATCCGCGGTGATGTAGCCCGATGCCTGATCGTATCTCCAGGCAGTTTGGTTGAACAATGGCAGGATGAACTGGACGAAAAATTTAGCCTCCCGTTCGAGATTTTGACCAATGAAGGGCTAACCGCTGCGCGCACGGGGAACTGGTTTCAGGAACACAATCTGTGTATCGCCCGGCTGGACAAACTCAGTAGAAATGAAGAAATTCAGGCAAAGCTTGCAGCGGTCGACTGGGATCTCGTCGTGGTCGATGAGGCACACAAGATGTCCGCTACTTACTTTGGCTCGGAGGTGAAATACACCAAAAGATTTCGGTTGGGACAGTTACTGTCGGCACATTCCCGACAGTTCGTGTTACTTACTGCCACCCCACACAATGGGAAGGACGAAGACTTTCATTTATTTCTTTCCCTGCTAGACGGAGACCGATTCGAAGGCAAACCTCGCGATGGAGCCCATGTCTCAGATATATCTGATGTGATGCGCCGCATGGTAAAGGAACAATTGGTCACCATGGAGGGCAAGCCTCTCTTTCCTGAGCGCCGCGCCAGCACAGTGGAGTATTCTCTCAGTAACGAGGAGCAAGAACTCTATAAGGCCGTCACTGAATATGTGCGCCGCGAGTTTAACAACGCAGATAAGCTAAATAATCAGAAGCGCAAGGGCACCATTGGGTTCGCCCTAACTCTGCTTCAGCGCCGGCTGGCCTCTTCACCAGAAGCAATCTACCGATCGCTGGACCGACGTCTGAAACGCCTTGAAGACCGTTTGCGTGAGGAGAGACTACTTCGACGTGGCGTTTCTTCAGTAAGCACTCAGCTCGCGGAGACGCAAGACCTGACCGACGAGGAAATCGAGGACCTCGAAGACACACCGGAAACGGAGGCGGAGCAGACTGAAGAACAGATCGTAGACCAGTCCACGGCGTCACAGACGCTGGCCGAACTGGAGGCCGAAATTGTCATCCTGCGCGATCTCGTCCAGCAGGCCTTAAAACTCCGCCGCTCTGGGAACGACACCAAGTGGCAACGCCTTTCCGAGACTCTCGACCTGCCGGAGATGTTTGATGCGAACAAGCTTCGCCGGAAGTTGGTCATCTTCACTGAGCAGCGAGATACGCTGAACTACCTGACCGACAAGCTGGCCACTCGTTTCGGAAATCAAAACTCCATCGTCGCCATCCACGGCGGGACGCCGAGGGAACGACGTCGTCAGGCCCAGGAGTCGTTCGAGAACGACCCCGAGGTTCTGGTCCTCATGGCCACCGATGCGGCGGGCGAAGGCATCAATCTCCACAAGCGGGCACACCTGATGGTGAACTACGACCTGCCGTGGAATCCGAACCGCATCGAGCAGCGCTTCGGTCGAATTCACCGAATCGGCCAAAAGGAAGTTTGCCATCTGTGGAACCTCGTTGCGCACGAGACTCGCGAGGGGGAAGTCTGGCAGCGTTTGCTGCAGAAACTCGCTCGCCAGCGGGACCAACTCGGTGGCGCGGTCTTTGACGTTCTTGGACAAGTCTTCCGAGACCAACCCTTGAAGGACTTGTTGGTTCGCGCCAT includes:
- a CDS encoding LysR family transcriptional regulator translates to MLPDIIAKNGFSLDRIATLCSVVDSGSIAAAAGPNPSRQSQFSRQIKELEEALGSKLFERVGKSLKPTQLGRQLARMSRVFFGAVSDLAETENSKPGLVNVGGGEGLLRWLLIPSLGDLRELSPPIHCRIRSLRSAEVVQELDLGRIDVGLVRKSAVHDHHAIEILGTF
- a CDS encoding DEAD/DEAH box helicase, whose translation is MLRLEDITVGAVIGGILANQPVTIRQVQRYGDDVLSVTFVDAEGRPGEELLYRDREASLFLAKQSRPFSFTADGADFRLVSEAQRLRYAFLFDPHIAVNTSTVDPLPHQITAVYETMLGRQPLRFLLADDPGAGKTIMTGLLIKELIIRGDVARCLIVSPGSLVEQWQDELDEKFSLPFEILTNEGLTAARTGNWFQEHNLCIARLDKLSRNEEIQAKLAAVDWDLVVVDEAHKMSATYFGSEVKYTKRFRLGQLLSAHSRQFVLLTATPHNGKDEDFHLFLSLLDGDRFEGKPRDGAHVSDISDVMRRMVKEQLVTMEGKPLFPERRASTVEYSLSNEEQELYKAVTEYVRREFNNADKLNNQKRKGTIGFALTLLQRRLASSPEAIYRSLDRRLKRLEDRLREERLLRRGVSSVSTQLAETQDLTDEEIEDLEDTPETEAEQTEEQIVDQSTASQTLAELEAEIVILRDLVQQALKLRRSGNDTKWQRLSETLDLPEMFDANKLRRKLVIFTEQRDTLNYLTDKLATRFGNQNSIVAIHGGTPRERRRQAQESFENDPEVLVLMATDAAGEGINLHKRAHLMVNYDLPWNPNRIEQRFGRIHRIGQKEVCHLWNLVAHETREGEVWQRLLQKLARQRDQLGGAVFDVLGQVFRDQPLKDLLVRAIRYGEQPEVRAQLDRVIDEQLDADRLRDLIHNRSLVQDTLDPKRVQDIREQMERAEARRLQPHYIGSFFLKAFESLGGTVHRRETNRYEIRHVPADIRHRDRIIGQRAPVLKAYERVTFHKDRIRESGKPPAALVAPGHPLLDSIVDLILEKHRSLLREGAVLVDTNDQGTEPRLLFYYEHSVTDGRRDSGGNPSVVSRRLQFVEITRSGQLVNAGTAPYLDYSPPTAEQKALLHPLLEETWLADGVERKATEHAIRYLVPEHLREVRTRREALVDKTLEQVQARLLGEIRHWDQRANDLRAREEAGRAGDKLNSANARKRADDLNERLQK